From one Peredibacter starrii genomic stretch:
- a CDS encoding glycosyltransferase family 9 protein, whose product MKIVILRALKLGDMICSIPALKAIRTHYPDAEISLVSLPSMKNLFERYSHLIDEFIPFSGFPGMPELNFSPNEVTRFLSDMQEREFDLAVQLHGSGEVSNELINLFGAKRCIGFHQGPKNQDYLTYPNDLHEVERCLALLEILEIEKPDPELEFPLSKEDKKMVLDLCLPSRYVCIHPGASTESKRWDRMLFSRLADEISDRGTKVVFTGSSNESELVQGIMKSMKSDAFDAASLNLPIGPLSALIQQSSGLICNDTGVSHISAALKKKSIVIFTETSPDRWAPLDGNLHRALVRPSLQEVIHLIGEVL is encoded by the coding sequence ATGAAGATTGTCATTTTGCGTGCGTTGAAATTGGGAGACATGATCTGCTCAATTCCAGCACTGAAGGCCATTCGTACGCACTATCCTGATGCTGAAATAAGTTTAGTGTCTTTACCGAGCATGAAAAATCTTTTTGAAAGATATTCTCATCTAATAGATGAGTTTATTCCATTTTCTGGATTTCCCGGAATGCCTGAATTGAACTTTTCTCCGAATGAAGTCACTAGATTTCTTTCTGACATGCAAGAGCGTGAATTTGATCTGGCCGTTCAGCTTCATGGAAGCGGGGAAGTCAGTAATGAACTCATAAATCTCTTTGGTGCCAAGAGATGCATTGGATTTCATCAAGGGCCCAAGAATCAGGACTATCTTACTTATCCAAATGACCTGCATGAGGTCGAAAGATGTCTAGCGCTTTTAGAGATTTTAGAAATTGAAAAACCTGATCCAGAACTTGAATTTCCACTTTCTAAAGAAGACAAAAAAATGGTCTTGGACCTGTGCTTACCAAGTAGATATGTTTGCATCCATCCCGGAGCATCAACTGAATCAAAACGCTGGGACAGAATGCTCTTTAGTCGTCTCGCTGACGAAATTTCTGATAGAGGCACTAAAGTTGTATTCACCGGTTCTTCAAATGAAAGTGAACTTGTTCAAGGCATAATGAAGAGCATGAAGTCGGATGCCTTTGATGCAGCATCATTAAATCTTCCCATTGGCCCCTTGTCGGCCCTTATTCAGCAAAGCTCAGGCCTTATTTGTAACGATACTGGTGTCTCTCATATAAGTGCGGCCTTGAAGAAAAAAAGTATTGTTATTTTCACTGAAACCAGCCCGGACCGCTGGGCCCCCTTAGATGGCAACTTACACCGTGCACTTGTCCGCCCCAGTCTTCAAGAAGTGATTCATTTGATCGGAGAAGTTTTATGA
- a CDS encoding SDR family NAD(P)-dependent oxidoreductase, producing MKSGEKPTAVITGASTGIGFELAKQFAQNGHDIVIVSNSDRIKDAAQELRAIGKNVFEYKHDLSRKGEIEKFYDEVRTLGKDIGIIALNAGVGLGGPFRENDIDEEVNMINLNVVSTVYLTKLFLNGFLENNGKILFTSSIVSDMPAPYSAIYGATKAFVQSFANALREELKETNISITTLMPGATNTNFFARAGLLDTKVGAEGKFENEPSEVAKQGYEALMNGVDEVYAASAKTKLEGVINKFLPEKVKAILHKKQAEPGSAYH from the coding sequence ATGAAAAGTGGCGAAAAACCGACAGCAGTGATTACTGGAGCATCTACTGGAATTGGTTTTGAACTGGCCAAGCAATTTGCTCAAAATGGCCATGACATTGTTATCGTTTCGAATAGTGACCGAATTAAAGATGCGGCCCAGGAGTTAAGGGCGATTGGTAAAAACGTATTCGAGTATAAACATGATCTTTCACGTAAGGGTGAGATAGAAAAGTTTTATGATGAAGTAAGAACTTTAGGTAAGGACATTGGAATAATTGCATTAAATGCTGGTGTGGGTCTGGGTGGGCCATTTAGGGAAAACGATATAGATGAAGAAGTAAACATGATAAATCTGAATGTTGTGAGTACGGTTTACTTAACCAAGCTATTTTTAAACGGTTTCCTCGAGAATAACGGCAAAATCCTTTTTACTTCATCTATCGTCTCCGACATGCCCGCCCCCTATTCCGCAATTTATGGTGCCACAAAGGCCTTCGTGCAATCTTTTGCCAATGCTCTTCGCGAAGAATTAAAAGAAACAAATATTAGTATTACGACGCTTATGCCGGGAGCAACAAACACCAACTTTTTTGCTCGCGCAGGATTGCTCGATACCAAAGTAGGAGCTGAAGGCAAATTTGAGAATGAACCATCTGAAGTGGCCAAGCAAGGATACGAAGCTTTAATGAACGGAGTGGACGAGGTCTATGCGGCAAGTGCTAAGACAAAACTTGAAGGCGTCATAAATAAATTCCTGCCAGAAAAAGTGAAGGCCATCTTGCATAAGAAACAGGCCGAGCCTGGTTCCGCTTATCACTAA
- a CDS encoding SDR family oxidoreductase — protein MQTQSQVSGKVALVTGGASGLGSEICRTLANHEMKTIVADIHLEKAQKIAKEIEQNGGKATAIELNVTNFEKIPEKLDNIVQQYGSLDVLINNAGIDLTTPITEMPVNKWNDILSTNLTGPFVLSKEALRIMHKKKGNIINIVSTAAKRSWANASAYHASKWGLLGFTHALHVEGREMGVKVTAVICGGMRTPFLLDRFPDIDISTLQPPSNVANVISQILYLPHESVIPEVMVLPMKETSWP, from the coding sequence ATGCAAACTCAGAGTCAAGTTTCAGGTAAGGTAGCGCTGGTTACTGGTGGAGCAAGTGGTCTTGGATCGGAAATTTGCCGAACTCTTGCTAACCATGAAATGAAAACCATCGTGGCCGACATTCATCTGGAGAAGGCACAAAAAATTGCCAAGGAAATTGAACAGAATGGCGGTAAAGCAACAGCGATCGAACTCAATGTCACGAATTTTGAAAAGATTCCTGAAAAACTGGACAACATTGTTCAGCAGTATGGAAGTCTGGATGTGCTGATCAATAACGCAGGGATTGATCTCACGACACCGATAACTGAGATGCCTGTGAACAAATGGAATGACATTTTAAGCACCAATTTGACTGGTCCATTTGTGCTTTCTAAAGAGGCCCTTCGAATTATGCATAAGAAAAAAGGGAATATCATTAATATCGTTTCCACTGCCGCTAAACGCAGTTGGGCCAATGCCTCTGCCTATCACGCCAGCAAGTGGGGACTTCTCGGTTTTACTCACGCTCTCCACGTTGAAGGAAGAGAGATGGGAGTGAAGGTGACGGCCGTCATTTGTGGAGGCATGAGAACACCATTTCTACTTGATCGATTCCCGGACATCGATATCTCCACTCTACAACCACCTTCAAATGTGGCGAATGTTATTTCTCAAATTCTGTATTTGCCTCATGAATCTGTTATCCCAGAGGTGATGGTGCTTCCCATGAAGGAAACTTCCTGGCCGTAA
- a CDS encoding D-glycero-alpha-D-manno-heptose-1,7-bisphosphate 7-phosphatase, protein MESRAIFFDKDGTLVEDVPFNVDVTKIRFSRGAEFAIRKLKDHFQFHIVTNQKGVALGLFQEIDLTFVRNKMALMFSDLGGELQGFHYCPHGPDDGCACRKPGTLMLERAALEHGIELSHSWMIGDILDDIEAGKRAGCKTILIDNGNETEWVLNEYREPDHMAKDLFGAALIIMSQERGL, encoded by the coding sequence ATGGAGTCGAGGGCAATTTTTTTTGATAAGGACGGGACACTGGTTGAGGACGTTCCTTTTAATGTGGACGTCACCAAGATCAGATTTTCGAGGGGGGCGGAGTTTGCCATTCGAAAACTGAAGGATCATTTCCAGTTTCATATCGTCACTAATCAAAAAGGAGTTGCCCTGGGTTTATTTCAAGAGATTGATCTCACTTTTGTGAGAAACAAAATGGCCCTGATGTTCTCAGACCTTGGAGGAGAGCTCCAAGGTTTTCACTACTGTCCTCATGGCCCGGATGACGGGTGTGCCTGTCGTAAACCCGGAACCCTCATGCTAGAGCGGGCGGCACTTGAGCATGGAATTGAGCTCAGTCATTCCTGGATGATCGGTGACATCCTGGATGATATTGAGGCCGGGAAAAGAGCGGGATGTAAAACCATCCTCATTGATAATGGGAATGAAACAGAATGGGTCTTGAATGAATATAGAGAGCCTGATCACATGGCAAAAGATCTCTTCGGCGCTGCTCTGATTATTATGTCTCAGGAGCGAGGATTATGA
- a CDS encoding SDR family oxidoreductase → MEPQTQEHQPGKEHKMSPKPNFMPFYEGVHKFLDQVVLISGGDSGIGRAVSLAFANEGASIAVIYKDEDKDANETKAMIESFGSKCLLIRGDIGEKTFCSEAVNKTISAFGRIDVLINNAAEQHVEEEFTKISQEQLLQTFKTNIYSYFYLTQEALPHIEKVNGCIINNASVTAYKGNPKLMDYSSTKGAIVSLTRSLSQSLAEKKVRVNAVAPGPIWTPLIPASFNEKQVEEFGKDTPLKRAGQPNEVAGCFTWLASKEASYMTGQVLHPNGGTIVDS, encoded by the coding sequence ATGGAGCCTCAAACTCAAGAGCATCAACCAGGAAAAGAACATAAGATGTCTCCTAAACCAAATTTTATGCCTTTCTACGAGGGCGTACATAAATTTTTAGACCAAGTTGTCCTCATTTCAGGAGGGGATAGCGGAATCGGAAGAGCTGTTTCTCTCGCCTTTGCCAATGAAGGAGCATCCATTGCTGTGATCTATAAGGATGAGGACAAAGACGCCAACGAGACAAAGGCCATGATCGAGAGTTTTGGATCCAAATGTCTACTCATCAGAGGAGACATTGGAGAAAAGACCTTTTGTTCAGAAGCTGTTAATAAGACCATCAGTGCGTTTGGAAGAATTGATGTTCTGATTAATAATGCGGCCGAGCAGCACGTTGAAGAAGAGTTTACCAAGATTAGTCAGGAGCAACTTTTACAAACTTTCAAAACAAATATTTATTCATACTTCTACTTAACTCAGGAAGCGCTTCCACATATTGAGAAGGTGAATGGATGTATTATCAATAATGCCTCTGTGACCGCCTATAAAGGCAATCCTAAGTTGATGGACTATAGTTCAACTAAGGGGGCCATCGTTTCCTTGACCCGATCTTTGTCACAAAGTTTAGCGGAAAAGAAGGTGAGGGTGAATGCCGTTGCCCCTGGTCCTATATGGACGCCTCTAATACCGGCCTCTTTCAATGAGAAGCAGGTAGAGGAGTTTGGAAAGGACACCCCCTTAAAAAGGGCCGGACAACCCAATGAAGTTGCTGGATGTTTCACGTGGCTTGCCAGTAAAGAGGCCTCGTATATGACCGGGCAAGTACTGCATCCAAACGGCGGAACTATTGTAGATTCATAA
- the waaF gene encoding lipopolysaccharide heptosyltransferase II: MNAWLDAKNILCIRLDAMGDVMMTTPALSALKKQLPDRRLTLLTSKQGMEIAKSIPLFDQVISYHAPWLKASGTLNDPGPDFEMIELLKKEKFDGVIIFTVYSQNPLPSAMLCYLAGIPLRAAICRENPYSLLTDWIKETEPHEILRHEVKRHLDLVHELGASRDPRPLILAVDPKAKLEVEGKLMDLQSPWIIIHPGATAESRRYKTSGFAAVADLITEELGIKVLFTGGSDEREIISEIQSLMRHDSINLAGKLSLKEMIALIQKAPLIISNNSGPVHMAAALGTPVLVLYALTNPQHTPWMVPHQILYKDVDCRYCYKSVCPKGTNACLDIDPELIFEKARILLEEEPTPCFDFQAIYPLPI; encoded by the coding sequence ATGAACGCATGGTTAGACGCTAAAAACATACTTTGTATTCGATTGGATGCTATGGGTGACGTCATGATGACGACTCCGGCACTTTCGGCCCTAAAAAAACAATTACCGGATAGAAGACTGACCCTTTTAACCTCAAAGCAGGGAATGGAAATAGCAAAATCCATTCCGCTCTTCGATCAAGTGATCTCTTACCATGCGCCGTGGCTCAAGGCCAGTGGGACCTTAAATGATCCGGGGCCTGATTTTGAGATGATCGAGTTACTTAAAAAAGAGAAGTTCGATGGTGTGATCATATTCACTGTTTATAGTCAGAATCCTTTACCTTCGGCCATGCTCTGTTATTTGGCCGGCATTCCTTTGCGGGCCGCCATTTGTAGGGAAAATCCTTATTCACTTCTTACAGATTGGATCAAAGAAACTGAACCTCATGAGATTCTTAGACATGAAGTGAAGCGCCACCTCGATCTCGTTCACGAATTGGGCGCTTCCCGTGATCCTCGTCCCTTAATTTTAGCAGTTGATCCGAAGGCCAAACTGGAAGTGGAAGGAAAGTTAATGGATCTCCAATCGCCTTGGATCATTATTCATCCAGGAGCTACAGCAGAATCCCGACGTTACAAAACCTCGGGTTTTGCAGCAGTCGCTGATTTAATTACAGAAGAACTAGGAATTAAAGTCCTTTTCACCGGTGGGTCTGATGAGAGGGAGATTATTTCTGAAATCCAATCTCTAATGAGACATGATTCAATCAATCTTGCCGGAAAGCTTTCCTTAAAAGAGATGATTGCTTTGATACAGAAAGCACCTCTTATTATCTCCAATAACTCGGGGCCAGTTCATATGGCCGCGGCCTTAGGTACTCCAGTGCTGGTGCTTTATGCTCTCACAAATCCTCAGCACACTCCCTGGATGGTTCCCCATCAAATTCTATACAAGGACGTGGACTGTCGTTATTGCTACAAAAGTGTATGCCCAAAAGGCACGAATGCTTGTCTTGATATTGATCCAGAACTCATTTTTGAAAAGGCCCGAATTCTTTTAGAGGAAGAACCAACTCCCTGTTTTGATTTTCAGGCCATTTATCCATTACCAATTTAG
- a CDS encoding glycosyltransferase, with the protein MKRLKIFTWHIHGSYLYYLSHIPHDIYLPKREDDALGYCGITPSYAWPSNLHEIPFDEVKKQKFDCILFQHHDNYLIHQHEVLSKEQQELPRIYLEHDPPRENPTNTIHPVNDPGTMIVHVTDFNRLMWDCQKSPTTVIDHGVKIPEGVRYNGDLEKGIVIVNNIAKRGRRLGLDIYQEASKEVDLDLVGMGWEEANGIGEVSHQELPHFCSSYRYFFNPIRYTSLGLSICEAMMIGMPIIGLATTELATVVENNVSGFISTRPEELTIAAKELIRNKSLAEDWGEKARRAAVERFGMDRFVRDWNKTLHEVVRS; encoded by the coding sequence ATGAAACGCCTTAAAATCTTCACCTGGCATATTCACGGAAGTTATCTTTATTACCTGTCGCATATCCCTCATGACATTTATCTTCCCAAAAGGGAAGACGATGCCCTCGGATATTGCGGAATCACTCCTAGTTATGCCTGGCCCTCTAATCTCCATGAAATACCATTCGACGAAGTCAAAAAGCAAAAGTTTGACTGCATCCTATTCCAACATCATGACAATTACTTAATCCACCAACATGAGGTCTTAAGTAAAGAGCAGCAGGAGCTTCCAAGAATCTATTTGGAGCATGATCCTCCGAGAGAAAATCCGACTAATACCATTCATCCAGTCAATGATCCGGGAACTATGATTGTGCATGTGACAGACTTCAATCGCTTGATGTGGGACTGCCAGAAATCTCCCACCACTGTGATTGATCATGGTGTAAAAATTCCTGAAGGTGTTCGTTACAACGGAGATCTCGAGAAAGGAATCGTAATTGTTAATAACATTGCCAAACGAGGTCGAAGACTTGGTTTGGATATCTACCAAGAGGCATCCAAGGAAGTTGATCTTGATTTGGTAGGAATGGGGTGGGAAGAGGCCAATGGAATTGGTGAAGTCTCTCATCAGGAACTTCCTCATTTTTGTTCAAGCTATCGATATTTTTTTAATCCTATTCGTTATACCAGTCTTGGACTTTCTATATGTGAGGCGATGATGATTGGAATGCCTATCATTGGCCTTGCCACAACTGAACTCGCGACAGTGGTAGAAAACAATGTATCGGGTTTTATTTCGACTCGTCCGGAAGAACTCACAATTGCGGCCAAAGAATTGATTAGAAATAAAAGTCTTGCCGAGGATTGGGGAGAGAAGGCCCGCAGGGCCGCTGTTGAACGCTTTGGAATGGATCGTTTTGTCAGAGATTGGAACAAGACTCTTCATGAAGTCGTAAGGAGCTAA
- a CDS encoding glycosyltransferase family 4 protein, with product MHIAIISEHASPISALGGKDAGGQNLYVAQLAKYLSQFGHTVEVFTRKDCPSQPVEQTLDEGFKLVNVPAGPEEFIEKEKLLPYMDEFTTFMLDYIKKRPTPFDVIHSNFWMSGLVGANLKRHLSIPFVITFHALGKVRRIHQGKNDGFSDERFDVEDSLVKEADGIIAECPQDLSDLVELYDAHHKEIDIVPCGFDDEEMYPIKKAEAKKALGLKDNEEVVLHLGRMVPRKGADNVIRGFAHYLKENNKESRLVIVGGESEDACPIRTPEIGRLKAIADQEGISARVMFAGSKSRQALKIYYSAADVFVTTPWYEPFGITPVESMACGTPVIGSNVGGIKYTVKHEKTGLLVPPNDPIALKEALSKIMKDDQLREKFGLESLSRVKQHFRWEHMARKIEDILISAITNKSFKNNYSFQYNREVLNANSESSFR from the coding sequence ATGCATATTGCGATTATAAGTGAACATGCTTCGCCCATAAGTGCACTCGGTGGTAAAGATGCTGGAGGACAGAATCTCTATGTAGCTCAATTGGCAAAATACCTAAGTCAGTTCGGTCATACTGTTGAAGTCTTCACTCGAAAGGATTGTCCGTCGCAACCGGTGGAACAAACACTGGATGAGGGCTTTAAGCTTGTTAATGTTCCCGCTGGCCCGGAAGAGTTCATTGAGAAAGAAAAGCTACTTCCCTATATGGATGAGTTTACCACCTTCATGTTGGATTATATAAAAAAGCGCCCAACCCCGTTTGATGTTATTCATAGTAATTTTTGGATGTCTGGTTTAGTGGGCGCGAACCTCAAGCGCCATCTGAGCATTCCTTTTGTGATTACCTTCCATGCTTTGGGGAAAGTTCGTCGCATCCATCAAGGGAAAAACGATGGATTTTCTGATGAGCGATTTGATGTGGAAGATTCTTTGGTTAAAGAGGCAGATGGGATCATTGCCGAATGTCCTCAGGATCTTTCAGATTTAGTAGAACTCTACGATGCTCATCATAAGGAAATCGACATCGTACCTTGTGGATTTGATGACGAAGAAATGTATCCCATAAAAAAGGCTGAGGCCAAAAAGGCGTTGGGCCTTAAAGACAATGAGGAAGTCGTCCTTCATTTGGGACGAATGGTTCCTCGAAAAGGGGCAGATAACGTCATTCGTGGATTTGCTCACTATCTTAAAGAGAACAATAAAGAATCTCGTCTTGTCATCGTGGGTGGGGAAAGTGAGGACGCCTGTCCCATCCGCACACCAGAAATTGGAAGACTAAAAGCAATTGCCGACCAGGAAGGAATCTCAGCAAGAGTGATGTTTGCCGGAAGTAAATCCCGACAAGCACTTAAGATCTACTACAGTGCTGCAGATGTTTTTGTGACAACTCCCTGGTATGAGCCTTTTGGCATTACTCCGGTAGAGTCTATGGCCTGCGGTACTCCGGTGATTGGTTCGAATGTGGGTGGAATTAAGTATACGGTGAAGCACGAAAAAACCGGTCTTCTGGTTCCTCCTAATGATCCTATTGCTTTGAAAGAGGCACTTTCAAAAATTATGAAAGATGATCAATTAAGAGAGAAGTTTGGGTTAGAGTCTCTTAGTCGTGTGAAACAACATTTTCGTTGGGAGCACATGGCACGAAAAATCGAAGATATTCTCATTTCGGCCATCACAAATAAGTCTTTTAAAAATAATTATTCTTTTCAATATAACAGGGAGGTTCTGAATGCAAACTCAGAGTCAAGTTTCAGGTAA
- a CDS encoding DUF6165 family protein → MENIVVPISVGELMDKISILEIKQDRIAESHKLENINRELAYLLDIREERVPFTVEVDELYGRLKETNENLWEIEDKIRKCERSQDFGEEFIQLARFVYHENDKRAQIKSDLNNKLGSALREEKSYSNY, encoded by the coding sequence ATGGAGAATATTGTGGTGCCAATCTCTGTCGGGGAATTAATGGATAAGATCTCTATTCTCGAAATTAAACAAGACAGGATTGCGGAGTCTCATAAGTTGGAAAATATTAATCGAGAACTGGCCTACCTTCTGGATATCAGAGAAGAAAGAGTTCCTTTTACGGTAGAAGTAGATGAACTTTATGGTCGGCTTAAAGAAACCAATGAGAATCTTTGGGAGATTGAAGATAAAATTAGGAAATGCGAGCGTTCCCAGGATTTTGGTGAAGAGTTTATCCAGTTAGCTCGTTTTGTTTATCATGAGAACGATAAGCGTGCTCAAATAAAATCCGACTTAAATAACAAATTAGGTTCAGCACTTCGTGAAGAGAAATCCTACTCAAATTATTAA
- a CDS encoding hemerythrin domain-containing protein, protein MDIYTCLQNDHNEIKDLLDELIKLDDRDSYRSVLVEQIKSGLIPHSRAEESVFYNAIRAVNSDKSDVMHSYKEHMEAETLLRTLQLKDSTDMDWKDTAIKLREALTHHIQEEEGKIFSEARGIFSEDEANMMGEAFESLKAKVSQEGFLKTSFDMVVNLMPPRFIEKMRNLQSPS, encoded by the coding sequence ATGGATATTTATACTTGTCTTCAGAACGATCATAATGAGATCAAGGATCTTCTTGATGAGTTGATTAAATTGGATGATAGAGACAGCTATCGATCTGTGCTGGTTGAGCAGATCAAAAGTGGGCTTATTCCCCATTCGCGGGCGGAGGAGTCGGTCTTTTACAATGCTATCCGTGCCGTCAATTCGGATAAATCAGATGTCATGCATTCCTATAAAGAACATATGGAAGCGGAAACTTTACTAAGAACTCTTCAGTTGAAAGATTCAACTGATATGGATTGGAAAGACACTGCCATTAAGTTACGAGAAGCTCTGACTCATCATATCCAGGAAGAAGAGGGGAAGATCTTCTCTGAGGCCCGTGGAATTTTTTCAGAAGATGAGGCCAATATGATGGGTGAAGCGTTTGAAAGCTTGAAGGCCAAAGTTTCCCAAGAAGGCTTCTTAAAAACATCTTTCGATATGGTCGTGAATCTAATGCCTCCACGCTTTATTGAAAAAATGAGAAACCTGCAAAGCCCTTCTTAA
- a CDS encoding DUF421 domain-containing protein, whose product MWNLESEWQELVLRASAIFVFLFIVFRIWGKKHFGELTPFDFLLLLIMSEAVQNALIDDDKSVPAGFITVGTLMFLNIILNKLVFHSKTAEKIIEGVPKVLIKNGKLNQKLMHKETITDRELHEALRMQGVMDVDEVFQATLEANGSISVVKKKDEPLMKRLFH is encoded by the coding sequence ATGTGGAATTTAGAGAGTGAATGGCAGGAGCTGGTTCTTCGGGCCAGTGCTATCTTTGTTTTTTTATTTATCGTATTTCGAATCTGGGGGAAGAAGCACTTTGGTGAACTCACTCCTTTTGATTTTCTTCTGCTCTTGATTATGAGTGAGGCAGTTCAAAATGCGCTCATAGATGATGATAAAAGTGTTCCCGCTGGTTTTATTACTGTAGGGACTTTAATGTTTTTAAATATTATTTTAAATAAGTTGGTCTTTCATTCGAAGACGGCGGAAAAAATCATTGAAGGTGTTCCTAAGGTCTTAATTAAAAACGGAAAACTTAATCAGAAACTTATGCATAAAGAAACCATTACAGACCGGGAATTACATGAGGCACTGAGAATGCAGGGAGTGATGGATGTGGATGAAGTCTTTCAGGCCACATTGGAAGCGAACGGCTCGATTTCAGTCGTTAAGAAAAAAGACGAGCCACTAATGAAACGATTATTTCACTAA
- a CDS encoding aldose epimerase family protein, with the protein MITLENKNLMVKISDGRGARVEHFIDKRTGKDWVWKYSPEVKKELHELDGFDENWEGGWEEVFPNDAPVEINQFKLTDHGELWRRTWQQIPTVDKSEALFELECETYPVIIQKRFHLSESELKINYKIESRASMNLPFIFKFHPALAIEPGDEFHMPGSYMEPVALGFSRLIGIDRKTVFPIGVAESGEYVNIQKALPEDGHTREFVRLSQLEEGMCAVFNPATQTRLKFQFPKDIFPYVWLFQSYGGFNGHYVSMMEPTNAGHYDLSEAHKKQECGEIRPGEKLDFSLRLTLEPLMNV; encoded by the coding sequence ATGATTACCTTAGAGAACAAAAACCTGATGGTTAAAATTAGTGATGGCCGGGGGGCCAGGGTCGAGCATTTTATTGATAAACGAACGGGTAAAGATTGGGTCTGGAAGTATTCGCCCGAAGTAAAGAAAGAACTTCATGAGTTGGATGGCTTTGATGAAAATTGGGAAGGAGGCTGGGAAGAGGTCTTCCCCAATGATGCTCCGGTAGAGATCAATCAATTTAAACTTACTGATCATGGTGAACTTTGGCGCAGAACCTGGCAGCAAATCCCGACGGTGGATAAAAGTGAGGCCCTGTTCGAACTGGAATGCGAAACTTATCCAGTGATCATTCAGAAGCGTTTTCACTTAAGTGAGAGCGAATTGAAAATTAATTATAAAATTGAATCCCGTGCTTCAATGAATCTGCCTTTTATTTTTAAATTTCATCCTGCATTAGCGATTGAACCCGGTGATGAGTTTCATATGCCAGGTTCCTACATGGAGCCAGTCGCCCTGGGCTTTAGTCGTCTCATTGGAATTGATCGAAAAACGGTTTTTCCGATTGGAGTGGCAGAGAGCGGTGAATACGTTAATATCCAAAAGGCCCTCCCAGAGGATGGGCACACTCGGGAATTCGTTAGGCTAAGTCAGTTAGAGGAGGGCATGTGTGCCGTCTTTAACCCCGCCACGCAAACTCGACTAAAATTTCAATTTCCCAAAGATATTTTTCCCTACGTATGGCTGTTTCAAAGTTACGGTGGATTCAATGGTCACTATGTTTCGATGATGGAGCCCACCAATGCCGGCCACTATGATTTAAGCGAGGCCCATAAGAAGCAAGAGTGCGGTGAAATTCGTCCGGGCGAAAAACTCGATTTCTCGCTTCGTCTGACCCTGGAACCCTTAATGAATGTTTAG